The genomic window TTAGACATTCTTGTACGCAATCCTCCTATTTCGTCTTCCAAGTCGCTGACGACCATAGGTAGTTCACCTTTTAAAATATGGATCTGGTCAATTTCAGAATCGATGCACTGTAAATCATACAAATGCTTCAGTTTGACACCAATAGGAATTTCTGCAGTTACTTTAGCTTTAGCCATAATCACAGGTATTGTACAGGATTTGTATTCATTTTTGTACAATGGGTTGCAAAATTACGAAATTTTTCTGAAATGAGACCGGCTAAATGTTCGATCGTAAAAAATTCACTTTCGTAATGTCCGATGTCAGCTATCGTCACTTTAGCATTTGCTTCAAAATATTCGTGATACTTGATATCTGCGCTGATGTACAAATCTGCTCCGCTGTCTATTACATCTTGAATCAGAAAGGAACCCGATCCTCCGCAGAGGGCAATTTTGGTCCATTTTTCCTTCAAAATAGCTGTGTGTCTAAGAGTCTTGATTTGGAAGCTCTTGCAAACAAATCGGAGAAAATCTATGGGCGGCACCGGCGCTTTCAATAAGCCAATCAATCCCGCTCCAACATCTGCACCCGGCTCGTGAGGTCTGAGAATGGTAGTATCCATGAGACCCAATCGCGCAGCGAGTTGACTATTGACGCCATTGATCAGTATATTATCTAAATTGGTGTGGATCGCATAGATAGCGATATCATGCTTGATGGCGAACATCACCGCCCGCTCTACATAATGCAATCCATTGAATCGTTTTAATCCTCTGAAGACGATAGGATGATGTGCT from Saprospiraceae bacterium includes these protein-coding regions:
- a CDS encoding Nif3-like dinuclear metal center hexameric protein translates to MSEPLSSPVKLKELCDYLESIAPLHLQESYDNSGLIVGHPETEVKAVLCCLDATEEVLREAQSTGCNLVVAHHPIVFRGLKRFNGLHYVERAVMFAIKHDIAIYAIHTNLDNILINGVNSQLAARLGLMDTTILRPHEPGADVGAGLIGLLKAPVPPIDFLRFVCKSFQIKTLRHTAILKEKWTKIALCGGSGSFLIQDVIDSGADLYISADIKYHEYFEANAKVTIADIGHYESEFFTIEHLAGLISEKFRNFATHCTKMNTNPVQYL